In the genome of Candidatus Marsarchaeota archaeon, one region contains:
- a CDS encoding zf-TFIIB domain-containing protein: MATSNICPKCGTNMHFVEEEGKPFYQCNACGYKTEILGLIEHECSKCGYDKAIVYYHGIVYGDEAPLVMYTCVRCGNVDREGVS; this comes from the coding sequence ATGGCCACTTCAAACATATGCCCAAAGTGCGGCACAAACATGCATTTTGTCGAAGAGGAAGGCAAGCCTTTTTACCAGTGCAATGCCTGCGGCTACAAGACAGAGATACTTGGCTTGATTGAGCACGAGTGCAGCAAGTGCGGCTACGACAAGGCAATAGTGTACTACCACGGAATAGTGTATGGAGACGAAGCGCCGCTGGTCATGTACACATGCGTCAGATGCGGCAATGTAGACAGGGAAGGCGTCAGCTGA
- a CDS encoding superoxide dismutase, whose amino-acid sequence MEEIKGLRKYELPPLPYKIDGLEPYISKEIVDVHYNGHHKGYVNTANTLIDRLNGIIKEEVKSYDIHGVLRNLTFNINGDKLHTLYWKDMAPEGKGGDKPGGKLGDLIDKQYGSYDKFKKLFTEAANSNPGTGWAVLTYDKENSNLNIMTVENHFMNHLAEMPIVLILDEFEHAYYLQYKNKRADYVGAWWNIVNWSEANKKLESLLE is encoded by the coding sequence GTGGAAGAGATAAAAGGATTAAGGAAATACGAATTGCCTCCTTTGCCTTACAAAATAGATGGGCTGGAGCCGTACATAAGCAAAGAGATAGTGGATGTGCATTATAACGGCCACCACAAAGGCTATGTAAATACTGCAAACACGCTGATAGACAGGCTAAACGGAATCATAAAAGAAGAGGTCAAGAGCTACGACATACACGGTGTGCTCAGGAACCTGACGTTCAACATAAACGGCGACAAGCTCCACACGCTTTACTGGAAGGACATGGCCCCAGAAGGCAAGGGCGGCGACAAGCCCGGCGGCAAGCTTGGCGACCTGATAGATAAGCAATACGGCAGCTACGACAAATTCAAAAAGCTCTTTACCGAAGCCGCCAATTCAAACCCTGGAACTGGGTGGGCTGTGCTCACTTACGACAAGGAAAACAGCAACCTCAACATCATGACTGTGGAAAACCACTTTATGAACCACCTCGCAGAAATGCCGATAGTTCTGATACTTGACGAGTTCGAGCATGCGTATTACCTGCAGTACAAGAACAAGCGTGCGGATTACGTGGGCGCATGGTGGAACATAGTGAACTGGAGCGAGGCAAACAAGAAGCTTGAAAGCCTGCTTGAATGA
- a CDS encoding MFS transporter produces the protein MHSSIAGIKGRRGLWMYSMLPYQIAYGPISTIIALFILDLGGTVIDVSYAMAAFYAVSIPAAIFWGIAVDRYNKRRILVLISIISSGLVLLGLSFTSSIAEAIALFAFLSFFTAAAATPLSLLVMETIEKAFWASGFSKLQMLSSIGGSVGLLVAAVLTGFLPLRLLMLLLIPFVIVASIIAMSIVEPKKGAERRDIIKNSMALRFRLLMHNLIFIRIPSPKFIGSFFRRGPRGWSTLTIIYLGMFVFYFGSAIFNAVYVPGLRSIGFANFYVFAIIFAGYAVQAYVFHYSGVFTEKKGEKSALVGSLTMRSVGYIAIGFVFLLSFGFGSLLLNVILYALTAGLAYSVFYTASNIVLFESIGSEKPGRKLGFYSSIVGIAYLVGSLIAGYISYYIGYWFAFVVSGLLIVISLLIFFSIYKK, from the coding sequence ATGCACTCCAGCATTGCAGGAATAAAGGGCAGAAGAGGCTTATGGATGTATTCCATGCTTCCGTATCAGATAGCGTATGGCCCGATAAGCACGATAATAGCGCTTTTCATTCTTGACCTTGGCGGCACAGTGATAGATGTATCGTACGCAATGGCTGCTTTTTATGCAGTCTCTATACCTGCAGCTATTTTTTGGGGAATCGCAGTTGACAGGTACAACAAGCGAAGGATATTGGTGCTCATTTCAATAATAAGCTCCGGGCTTGTGCTTCTCGGCCTTTCATTCACAAGCAGCATAGCAGAGGCGATCGCGCTCTTCGCATTTCTTTCCTTCTTTACAGCAGCTGCTGCAACGCCATTGAGCCTTTTGGTAATGGAGACCATAGAAAAGGCATTCTGGGCCAGCGGATTTTCAAAGCTGCAGATGCTTTCAAGCATCGGCGGAAGTGTAGGCCTTTTGGTAGCAGCGGTGCTTACCGGGTTCCTGCCCCTGCGGCTCCTGATGCTGCTTCTCATACCATTTGTCATTGTAGCATCGATAATCGCCATGAGCATAGTAGAGCCGAAAAAGGGCGCCGAAAGGCGCGATATAATAAAGAACAGCATGGCTTTGAGGTTCAGGCTTTTGATGCACAACCTTATTTTCATAAGGATACCGAGTCCGAAGTTCATTGGTTCATTTTTCAGGCGAGGCCCAAGGGGCTGGAGCACCCTTACAATAATATATCTTGGCATGTTCGTATTCTATTTCGGGAGTGCGATATTCAACGCAGTGTACGTTCCAGGGTTAAGGAGCATAGGCTTCGCAAACTTTTACGTATTCGCCATAATATTCGCAGGATATGCCGTGCAAGCTTATGTATTCCACTATTCGGGGGTTTTCACTGAAAAAAAGGGCGAGAAGAGCGCCCTCGTGGGCTCGCTGACCATGCGCTCTGTAGGCTACATTGCCATAGGCTTTGTGTTCCTGCTCTCCTTTGGCTTTGGGTCGCTGTTGCTAAACGTAATACTCTACGCATTGACCGCAGGGCTGGCATATTCTGTATTTTACACAGCTTCGAATATAGTGCTGTTCGAGAGCATAGGATCCGAAAAGCCCGGCAGGAAGCTCGGGTTTTACAGCAGCATTGTCGGCATCGCGTACCTTGTGGGCTCGCTTATTGCAGGATACATTTCGTATTATATCGGTTATTGGTTCGCATTCGTGGTGTCTGGCCTGCTGATTGTAATATCCTTATTAATATTCTTTAGCATATACAAGAAGTAA
- a CDS encoding HPP family protein, producing MALDYRMKEPRSFKEALRRLKYRVVPSIFAGVALGVLVFMLKYFEIDKAYGLGTSAVIFTSFASSIYIMFIMPNSRASHNSKFVKSYVIAGIVGTLGGLGLAYVPLYAIAAIVMFTVSVLMIVTKSEHPPAAAIAFAFVLFHVGIIGIIIIASGVALVVLLRFVLEKSMFEIEREVRRVEERERLKSETAKKQKKRRG from the coding sequence ATGGCGCTTGACTACAGGATGAAGGAACCAAGGAGCTTTAAAGAGGCTTTAAGGAGGCTCAAATACAGGGTAGTCCCTTCCATATTTGCAGGCGTAGCGCTAGGGGTCCTTGTTTTCATGCTGAAGTATTTTGAAATAGACAAGGCCTATGGCCTTGGCACGTCCGCCGTAATATTCACGTCATTCGCCAGCAGCATATACATAATGTTCATAATGCCGAATTCAAGGGCATCCCACAACTCCAAGTTCGTAAAAAGCTACGTCATTGCAGGCATAGTCGGCACGCTTGGAGGCCTGGGCCTTGCATATGTGCCATTGTATGCCATTGCGGCGATTGTCATGTTCACGGTGTCGGTGCTGATGATAGTTACAAAGAGCGAGCATCCTCCTGCTGCAGCAATAGCCTTTGCTTTTGTGCTTTTCCACGTAGGCATAATCGGGATAATAATTATAGCTTCTGGGGTTGCATTGGTAGTGTTGTTGCGTTTCGTTCTTGAGAAAAGCATGTTCGAGATCGAAAGGGAAGTTCGCAGGGTAGAGGAGAGGGAGAGGCTTAAAAGCGAAACGGCAAAGAAACAGAAAAAGAGGCGTGGTTGA
- the truD gene encoding tRNA pseudouridine(13) synthase TruD, with product MVELRPLYTGYKPKASIKERPEDFVVNEITPSGFVLSPGARYSGKDLGIEECESGSYSVFVMQKRGWNTIQALGAIAKALGRSNKTAGFAGTKDRRSLSVQLCSIKGVKPEELSGLRIADISINGAWRSESGIKLGELKGNAFEIVARCSGTAEVDSINKANDFLGGLFPNYYGLQRFGARGNNIDIGLAMLKGDFEAAVTRFLTDNANENDADAKEARARFAAEMDFKSALGYFPKHLKYERRILAYLAEYGPNYRGALRSLPRQLLMMFVHSVESDIFNKVVERMVEEGHTAPVHGDLSCMADSYGFPDYSSVSADSASDARFVLANIVGYDTKILSQQEKDILEEYGIGTDDFKLKQMPELRAKGSYRAAFAPYKNFNADCEGSKLILGFSLPAGSYATVLLSEFIDFA from the coding sequence GTGGTTGAACTGAGGCCCCTTTACACCGGCTATAAGCCGAAAGCTTCAATAAAAGAAAGGCCAGAGGATTTTGTAGTAAACGAGATAACGCCAAGCGGGTTTGTGCTTAGCCCTGGCGCAAGATACAGCGGCAAAGATCTCGGCATCGAAGAATGTGAAAGCGGCAGCTATTCCGTATTTGTAATGCAGAAGAGGGGATGGAACACCATCCAAGCGCTTGGGGCGATAGCAAAAGCGCTTGGCAGAAGCAATAAAACTGCAGGCTTTGCAGGCACAAAGGACAGGCGCTCACTTTCCGTGCAGCTGTGCAGCATCAAGGGGGTTAAGCCAGAAGAGCTATCGGGCTTGCGCATAGCGGACATCAGCATAAACGGAGCATGGCGCTCCGAAAGCGGCATAAAGCTTGGCGAGCTCAAAGGAAACGCTTTTGAGATAGTGGCAAGATGCAGCGGCACTGCAGAGGTCGACAGCATAAACAAGGCAAATGATTTTCTAGGAGGCTTATTCCCAAATTATTATGGATTGCAGAGATTTGGCGCAAGGGGCAATAATATCGATATAGGCCTTGCAATGCTCAAGGGCGATTTTGAAGCTGCAGTGACAAGATTCCTTACTGACAATGCCAACGAAAATGATGCTGATGCAAAGGAAGCACGAGCGCGCTTTGCCGCAGAGATGGACTTCAAGAGCGCACTTGGGTATTTCCCAAAGCATTTGAAGTACGAAAGAAGGATTTTGGCGTACCTTGCGGAATACGGCCCAAACTATAGAGGTGCGCTCAGGTCCCTTCCTAGGCAATTGCTGATGATGTTCGTGCACTCTGTAGAGTCGGATATATTTAACAAAGTTGTAGAGCGAATGGTTGAAGAAGGTCATACAGCTCCAGTCCACGGCGACCTTTCATGCATGGCCGATTCCTACGGTTTCCCTGACTATTCCTCAGTTTCGGCAGATAGCGCTTCTGATGCAAGGTTTGTTCTGGCAAACATAGTTGGATACGACACAAAGATTCTTTCGCAGCAGGAAAAGGATATCCTAGAAGAATATGGAATAGGCACTGATGACTTCAAGCTCAAGCAGATGCCAGAGCTTAGGGCAAAGGGGTCGTATCGTGCAGCATTCGCGCCATACAAAAACTTCAATGCCGATTGCGAAGGTAGCAAGTTAATTTTGGGATTTTCCCTTCCTGCAGGCTCTTATGCAACCGTACTGCTTTCCGAGTTCATAGATTTTGCATGA
- a CDS encoding HIT family protein gives MNANCVFCGIVSKRHDILYEGELCFVMPSKYPVSLGHVLVIPKAHYKDIYKMPVPVLSEMLKLTNAFNNIASKKLKAIGVKDIANNGASAGQTVFHAHMHIIPVYGKIGMYAIGKHAVSNGEMPPSMEKAYERIAKAADSLKL, from the coding sequence ATGAATGCAAATTGCGTATTCTGTGGCATCGTTTCAAAACGGCACGACATACTCTATGAAGGAGAGCTGTGCTTTGTAATGCCATCAAAATATCCTGTATCGCTTGGCCATGTGCTTGTGATACCAAAAGCCCACTACAAGGACATTTATAAAATGCCAGTTCCTGTGCTTTCAGAGATGCTGAAGCTTACAAATGCATTCAACAATATAGCCTCAAAGAAGTTGAAAGCCATAGGAGTGAAAGACATTGCCAACAATGGCGCATCAGCAGGCCAAACAGTATTCCATGCACACATGCACATCATACCCGTTTATGGCAAAATAGGCATGTACGCTATTGGCAAACATGCGGTAAGTAATGGTGAAATGCCGCCTTCGATGGAAAAGGCATATGAAAGAATAGCAAAGGCAGCAGATAGCCTAAAGCTTTGA
- a CDS encoding HIT domain-containing protein, with protein MECDICLSFRRKIYDYGQFYIATAAHPASEGHIQVVYRRHAPFASMSAEEFAIAAKLTKIGCSAVKKAFKADGTKIIIENGKMQPLRLFDLYIVNGVPFELKGIHEDGGHMHIDIIPCYNDVSRYNEGRAGLGMRKDREIAKRLREAIMS; from the coding sequence ATGGAGTGTGATATCTGCCTTAGTTTTAGGAGAAAAATATACGACTACGGGCAATTCTACATTGCGACTGCAGCCCACCCTGCCTCTGAGGGCCACATACAGGTAGTATACAGACGCCATGCGCCATTTGCGTCTATGAGTGCTGAAGAATTTGCCATAGCGGCAAAGCTTACAAAGATTGGGTGTTCTGCAGTAAAGAAGGCCTTCAAGGCAGATGGAACAAAGATAATAATAGAAAACGGGAAAATGCAGCCCCTGCGGCTTTTCGATTTGTACATAGTAAATGGCGTGCCTTTCGAGCTCAAGGGAATACATGAAGATGGCGGGCATATGCACATAGACATAATACCTTGCTACAATGACGTTTCCAGATACAATGAAGGCAGGGCGGGGTTAGGCATGCGCAAAGACAGGGAGATAGCCAAAAGGCTCAGAGAGGCGATCATGTCATGA
- a CDS encoding glycosyltransferase translates to MRNKFFGDGFTLRIATVAIFIILAIAGLGFSIYLFIIAKNMYMYVVAAAFATLSVVSGFFNISASILYYRSYFYGNYIEKIKAGLKPLKRYPRIAIAVPVYNEDPEVVEDTLANLKKLNYPAKKLSFYLLDDSTEIATRKRLEKFSRTNGIIYMHREKRTGYKAGALNNMLKYISEEYIAIFDYDERLVNPDFIIDLLPYFQDERISYVQTEKTHRKGNLFADSVNVFDGFFFKFIEPARALNNTAIFAGSCGMIRVAPLRDIGGFPEYVIEDTFFSFKSDMHNYKSLYIPKVYALGKPITKFTELVKQQWRYNYGDTQFLKFFLKNRKNFKGSPISRMDYLTHGFGLNYISIILILFTIVSIFIVFSAVPFVNLQLTQIFQVRYVGLDLEIFGSLALVLSFLAPVIMTKIYFNSIKKGFMVFGLNFALAFVRTKAAIAAITKRNPGVHWNRDNDIRTNRFAFSLYNTKTELSFAALIFLLSYVAEMTNHVSGGLWLMIYGVMYLLTTIFMYKYG, encoded by the coding sequence ATGCGAAACAAGTTCTTCGGAGACGGGTTTACCCTTAGGATTGCCACAGTTGCGATATTCATAATATTAGCTATTGCGGGGCTGGGCTTTTCCATCTACCTATTTATCATAGCAAAGAACATGTATATGTATGTGGTAGCTGCAGCTTTTGCAACCCTGTCTGTTGTTTCAGGATTCTTCAATATATCTGCATCGATACTTTATTACAGGTCTTATTTCTACGGCAATTATATAGAGAAGATAAAGGCTGGGCTCAAGCCTCTTAAAAGATATCCGAGAATCGCAATAGCTGTGCCAGTATACAACGAAGACCCAGAGGTTGTAGAGGACACATTGGCAAACCTTAAAAAACTAAATTATCCCGCTAAAAAGCTATCTTTCTATCTGCTTGACGATTCGACTGAAATCGCAACACGCAAACGGCTTGAGAAGTTTTCAAGGACGAACGGCATAATTTATATGCATAGGGAAAAGCGCACAGGGTATAAGGCAGGCGCGCTGAATAACATGCTAAAATACATTTCGGAGGAGTATATAGCGATATTTGACTATGACGAAAGGCTCGTGAACCCTGATTTCATTATTGACCTTCTCCCATATTTCCAGGATGAGAGAATCTCATACGTGCAGACAGAAAAGACGCACAGAAAGGGCAACCTGTTTGCAGATTCAGTAAATGTGTTCGATGGCTTTTTCTTCAAATTCATAGAGCCCGCGAGGGCCTTGAACAACACTGCCATATTTGCAGGATCCTGCGGCATGATAAGGGTAGCGCCGTTGCGGGACATTGGCGGATTTCCTGAATATGTGATAGAAGACACATTTTTCAGCTTTAAATCCGACATGCATAATTACAAAAGCCTTTATATACCAAAAGTGTATGCGCTTGGCAAGCCCATAACAAAATTCACTGAGCTTGTAAAGCAGCAGTGGCGCTACAACTACGGCGATACGCAATTCCTTAAATTTTTCCTGAAAAACAGGAAGAACTTCAAAGGCTCGCCCATATCCAGGATGGATTACCTTACGCACGGGTTTGGTCTTAACTATATATCGATAATACTCATACTGTTCACGATAGTATCGATTTTCATAGTTTTCTCTGCCGTCCCTTTTGTAAACCTGCAGCTTACACAGATATTCCAAGTGAGGTACGTCGGGCTTGACCTTGAGATATTCGGCTCTTTAGCGCTCGTTCTTTCATTCCTTGCGCCAGTTATAATGACCAAGATATATTTCAACTCGATAAAGAAGGGCTTCATGGTCTTCGGGCTCAATTTCGCACTCGCATTCGTTAGGACAAAGGCAGCAATAGCAGCAATTACAAAAAGGAATCCGGGCGTGCATTGGAACAGGGACAACGACATACGAACCAACAGGTTTGCCTTCTCTTTATACAACACAAAAACCGAGCTTAGTTTTGCTGCACTTATATTCTTGCTCAGCTACGTTGCTGAAATGACAAACCACGTGTCAGGTGGCCTGTGGCTTATGATTTACGGCGTAATGTACCTTCTGACAACCATATTCATGTACAAATACGGCTAG
- a CDS encoding DUF424 family protein, translated as MIYFKIHDTDEGKILAMCDQELIGNVYEDGDILLDLKDYADFYTGDLVRDNEVGIEPGEKFNSANVVGKASVKVAIEKDIIKSENVKSVNGIPYAHAYWLDID; from the coding sequence GTGATATACTTCAAGATTCATGACACTGATGAAGGCAAGATACTTGCCATGTGCGACCAGGAACTCATAGGCAACGTATATGAGGATGGTGACATACTTCTTGACCTGAAGGATTATGCAGATTTCTATACAGGCGACCTTGTAAGGGATAACGAGGTAGGCATTGAGCCTGGAGAAAAATTCAATTCCGCAAACGTTGTTGGCAAGGCTTCGGTCAAGGTGGCCATAGAAAAGGACATAATAAAGAGCGAGAATGTCAAAAGCGTGAACGGCATACCCTATGCCCATGCTTACTGGCTTGACATAGACTAA
- a CDS encoding nascent polypeptide-associated complex protein, which yields MMPNIDPRTLKSMMAKMGITSSEVEADKVVIACSDKDIIISNPQITKIEAQGTVSFQISGDISEQPRDITLEISQDDVKVVMDSTGVSEEKARESLEETKGDIAKAILMLKENNGS from the coding sequence ATGATGCCTAATATAGATCCGCGCACCCTTAAGAGCATGATGGCAAAAATGGGGATCACGTCTTCGGAAGTGGAGGCTGACAAGGTGGTAATAGCCTGCTCGGACAAGGACATAATAATAAGCAACCCTCAAATAACGAAGATAGAAGCCCAGGGTACTGTAAGCTTTCAAATCTCCGGGGACATATCTGAGCAGCCTCGTGATATAACATTGGAAATAAGCCAGGACGACGTAAAAGTGGTCATGGACAGCACAGGCGTGTCAGAGGAAAAAGCTAGAGAAAGTCTTGAAGAGACAAAGGGGGACATAGCAAAGGCTATACTCATGTTAAAGGAGAACAATGGCTCCTAG
- a CDS encoding MBL fold metallo-hydrolase — MKISFFGAAGEVGRSCILIEGNDTKILLDAGVKLGSDDQYPKISDEQLLAIDGIVISHAHLDHCGYLPHIYTAGYRNKTYTTKPTAELANVLISDYMHISNPDNVSKEGLAELSKHYSVQEYKKEFKIKGLSITLIPAGHILGSALIKVSDGNQTILYTGDINLSRTRLLNGADLKGLKADVLITESTYGAPSDIFKDERDNSKEMVHSIVDTIKNSGKVVIPSFAVGRAQEVLFILDDYMNSGVIPKVPIYLDGMINKALRIHRHNVIYCRKELQSRILMSDSDPFKSENFMPVEKKSTRNKIVSSDESSIIVTTSGMLTGGPIMFYLTKLAGNSLNKMILVGYQAQGTLGREMQEGAKSVTLNNQKLNVQMTVEMYHLSAHADRKQLESIPKKVSGIKRIFIVHGEKSKSESLREYFSKDYEAIVPAIGDSYNV; from the coding sequence TTGAAAATTTCTTTTTTTGGAGCTGCAGGCGAAGTTGGCCGCAGCTGCATACTGATAGAAGGTAATGATACAAAGATACTGCTCGATGCAGGAGTGAAATTAGGCTCAGACGACCAGTATCCGAAGATAAGCGACGAGCAGCTGCTCGCCATAGACGGAATAGTAATATCCCATGCGCATTTGGACCACTGCGGGTACCTCCCGCACATATACACTGCGGGCTACAGGAACAAGACATATACCACAAAGCCTACGGCCGAGCTCGCCAACGTGCTGATAAGCGACTACATGCACATATCGAACCCTGACAATGTAAGCAAGGAGGGCCTTGCAGAGCTTTCAAAGCACTACTCTGTGCAAGAGTACAAGAAGGAGTTCAAGATAAAAGGGCTTTCTATAACGCTGATACCTGCGGGCCACATACTTGGCAGTGCATTGATAAAGGTAAGCGATGGGAACCAGACGATACTGTACACTGGCGATATAAACCTGTCAAGGACCAGGCTGCTCAACGGCGCAGATCTGAAGGGCCTAAAGGCAGACGTGCTGATAACGGAAAGCACATACGGTGCTCCAAGCGACATTTTCAAAGATGAAAGGGACAATTCGAAGGAAATGGTGCACAGCATAGTCGACACAATAAAAAACAGCGGCAAGGTCGTCATCCCGAGCTTCGCTGTTGGCCGGGCTCAGGAAGTGCTTTTTATACTGGACGACTATATGAACTCAGGCGTAATACCGAAAGTCCCAATATATCTTGACGGGATGATAAACAAGGCGCTGCGAATACACAGGCACAATGTCATATACTGCAGGAAGGAGCTCCAAAGCCGCATACTGATGAGCGATTCAGATCCATTCAAGAGCGAGAACTTCATGCCAGTGGAGAAAAAGAGCACCAGGAACAAAATAGTGTCAAGCGATGAAAGTTCCATAATTGTGACTACCAGCGGAATGCTTACTGGCGGACCAATAATGTTCTATTTGACAAAGCTTGCCGGCAATTCGCTAAACAAGATGATACTCGTTGGCTACCAGGCCCAAGGGACCTTGGGCAGGGAAATGCAGGAAGGGGCAAAGAGCGTAACCCTTAACAACCAAAAGCTCAACGTGCAGATGACTGTGGAAATGTACCACCTTTCGGCCCATGCAGACAGGAAACAGCTTGAAAGCATACCGAAAAAGGTTTCCGGCATAAAGCGGATATTCATAGTGCACGGCGAAAAGAGCAAATCGGAATCGTTGCGCGAGTATTTTTCAAAGGACTATGAAGCAATAGTTCCAGCGATAGGCGATTCCTACAACGTATAA